From the Salana multivorans genome, the window AGTTCGTGCCGGTCGACTTCGTCGACTCCGAGACGACGTGACCCCCGTATGGGCCGGATCATCGTGTACGTCGCGCGGCGGGTACGGCGCGGGCGAACGCGGGCTGCCGGCATGATTGTCGTCATGGCAGAAGGTGTGGCTGCGTGGCATCCGATTCTTGGGTGTGGATCAGATGTCACGGAGCGGGGTCGTAATGACATGGGTGACGGCCCGGGAGCACGTTCGGACCTTGGGGGATACGATAGGGCAGGAGTGTTCCTTCAAGAAGTACGAACCGTCAGTACCCTGACTCGCGGTGTGTCTGCGACTCGGAGCCCATGGTCTGAGGGAGGTGATCTGGTGGATCGGTCCGATCTGATCCTGATTGGCTACTGGGCGGGTCTCGGTGCCGGAGACTGGCCGGGTCCGCAGTGTTTCGTGGACCATGACTGGGACGAAGAGGAGCGGGAACAGGTCGCTGACTACCTGCTCCGTGGTCTTGTGTCGCGGGCCTACATGGGCTATTCGCCGTGTCGGATCTGTGGCTGCGACAACGGCGCCCTCGAGCTGAGTGACGGCACCTATGTCTGGCCGGAAGGTCTGCGGCACTACGTTGTCGAGCACGGGGTTCGCTTGCCATCAGGGTTCGTGCTTGCACGTGCTGGCAACCTACGAGCGGGTCGAGACTGCCGAGCGGGACGCCGCATGGTGGCGTGATATCGATCCGGTGTCCGGCTGAGACCCTAGGAGGGCGGTATGAGCCGGTCGGCATGTCGGAAACTTCCCAGATATGGAGCTCTGATCCAGTCAAATGATAGCTGAGTATTCTGATCGTGAGTTCCAGCTCTGGGAGTACCGCGTCAGCCATGGCTCGCTGCTGATCCGAAGTCCCAAGGGGTCCGGCCGCTCCAAGAACATAGATCTCGAGTTCGTTGGCGTTGTCTACCTCTCGGCTCCTAGATTTCTCCGTGGCATCAGACTGGAACGCGGTAGGGGTAGGGATCGTCGGAACGTCCGCAGGGCTCTGGGGGACCGGAGTGTTGACGACGTCTTCGTCCTGGTCTCGAATGGACGTAGACACCTGATCGCGGCGGCCACATGCAAGGCGCGGGAGACGGATGATGACATCTTCGACAGTCCGTTCATTTTCCGAACCGAGGTCCGTCATGACTGCGATCGGATGTCATGAATAGGCCGGTCTGGTTGAATCTGAAGCGCAATCGTGGGTGGCCGTGGCCGGGGAACCTGGTGGACTTGAGTCCGATGTATGGAGAGGATGGTTGGTGTCGCGCGTGTGGGGTTCCGCAGATTTCCCAGGTTGGTTCGGTGATGTTGCTAAGGAGGAATCTGACGGTCAGTGGGGCATGGGTTCCCTATGGGTTGTACGATGTTCTATGTGCTGAGAGGTCGGTTGCTCTTGAGGTGGCTGAGCGCTTCGGCGTGGGGCTCCGTCCGGTTGCCTGGCCGGCGAAGTCGCCCGGCGACGCTTTTCAGCTCGAGTCTCCCGTTACCGTGGCGCCGTGGTTTGATCCTGATGAGTTGGCGGCGTGCACTGTGAGACGCCACAAGCGGGCCGGGGCGACGTGTCCTACCTGCGGTGTGTGGCGCTGGATGCCGCTTCATTATGAGGAGCTGCCCCCTCTGCGTCTGCCGAGAGAATGTGACGACATGCCGCTCGTGGCGAGTCCGGAGTGGTTCGGCGACGGGTGGATGGCGTACCACCAGGTCCTCGTTCGCCTAGACCTCGCGGAGTTTCTGGTGGAGGCGTCACCCAGAGACTTCGTCATCAAGGCGGTCAACTAGCATGCCGACAAGGGGGGATCCCAGGTGGCCCCAGATTCGGGTCGTATCATGCGCATGACCGGGGGTGGAGTTCCATGAGCTCGTCGAAGCGACAGGGTCCGATCACTGCGACCGAGCTGATGGCGCAACTGGCGAAAGACCCCGAGTATCAACGCCGCTTTCGCGAGGCCGAGGCCGTTCGGCAGGAGAGGGCACGACTTCTAGGGGTTGCTGAGCAACCCATCGTCCAGGATCTGAGTGCCGTCGGCATTGTCGTGGAGTCCGTGTGGGATGTGGTGAACACTTCTGAGTCGTATCCGGATGCGCTTCCGGTGCTCATGGAGCATCTTGAGCGGGGTGGTTATCCCGAACGGATCATGGAACGTCTTGGTCGCGCTCTTGCCGTCAAATCGTCCGTGAAGTACTGGACAAGGCTGCGTCAGCGCTTTCTGGAGTCGCGTGACGTCGGCGAGGAGACCGGAGCGGCGGTGGCCCTGGCCGCCTGTGCCGGCAAGGACCAGGTCGATGACCTGATCTCACTCCTGTCGGTCGAGGCGAAGGGCGACAACCGCCTGTTCTTCGTCCGCCCGATCCTGCGACTTGGCGGGGATCGCGGGCGTGACCTGGTGGAGTCCCTGCGGGACGATCCCGTGTTCGGGAAGGAGGCGACAGCCCTGCTGGCACGCCGAAAGCCTCGGCGACGGGACGCCGATCAGAAGGAGCCTGACGGCTCCGCATGAACCGAGGTCCGAGCGCTGAGAAGGCGCAGTGCGGGGATGATCCGCTCAGCGCCTCCCGAACATGCGGCGGGAGTCGTCGCGGATCTCGCCGACCAGCTCCTCCAGCACGTCCTCGAGCGTGACCACACCGAGCGGGAGCGCGTCGGTCGCGACCTCGTACACCGCGGCGAGGTGCGAGCCCGAGGCCTGCATGGCCTGGACCACCGAGCGCAGCGAGTCCGTCGCGAGCACGTGGGGGAGCGGGCGGATGAGGCTCGGATCGATCGGCTCGTCCCGGATCGCCGGGTCGATCCCGATGATGTCCTTGACGTGCAGGTACCCCACGAGCATCCCGGACCGGCTCGTCACGGGGAAGCGCGAGTAGCCGATCGCCGCGGCCGCCTCGGCCTCGGCCGGCGTGACGGACTCCGACAGCGTCGTCACCTGGCTCGACGGCAGCAGCACGCTGCGCACGTCCCGGTCGACGAACTGGAGCGCCCCGAGGAGCAGCTTTTCGTCGTTCAGCTCGATCAGCCCGCCCTCGTGCGACTCCTCGACCAGCTCGGCGACCTCGTCGCGCGTGAACGCGCTCGTCACCTCCTGCTTCGGGGTCACCCGGATGAGTCGCAGGCACACGTTCGCCACCCCGTTGAGCACCCACAGCACCGGGTACAGGATGAACGAGATGAGGACGAGGAACGGCGTGAGCACCATCGCCATCCGGTCCGGACCGGCGAGCGCGATGTTCTTCGGGACCATCTCGCCGAACACGACGTGCAGGTACGTGACGAGCGCCAGCGCGATGGTCAGCGCCACCGGGTGCTGCCACCCGGCTGGGATCCCCAGCGCGTCCATCGGGGCCTCGAGCAGGTGCGCGATGGCGGGCTCGGAGATCGAGCCGAGCGCCAGCGAGCAGATCGTGATGCCGAGCTGCGCGCCCGCCATCATCATCGACACGTGCTTCATGCCGTAGAGCGTGATCCGGGCGACGGGGTTGCCGTCGGCCGCGCGCGGCTCGATCTTCGTCCGGCGCGCGGAGATGAGCGCGAACTCGGCCCCGACGAAGAAGGCGTTGAGCACGAGCAGCAGAAGGGTGAGCAGGATGCCCGCGAGGTCACTCATCGACGGCCTCCTCGTTCGTGGCGGAGGTGCTCGCGTCGGAGTCGGTGTCGTCGTCGGTGGATGCGTCGGGCGTCTCGTGGTCGAGCACGCTCACCTTGAGCTGCTCGACCCGGCGGCCGTCGAGCTCCAGCACCTCGAACCGCAGCACCTTGGGTCCGACACCGGGCACGTGGGCCGTGGCGATCTCGACGACGTCGCCGATCTTGGCGAACCGCTCGAGCTGGGTGACGACGAGCCCGCCGAGGGTGTCCCACGCCTCGTCGTCGGGAACGGCGACGTCCAGGATCTCGGTCGCCTCGTCCGTCCGCAGGAGCCCGGACAGCGTCCAGCTCCCGTCGTCGGGGTCGGGGACCGGCGCCGGTTCGTCGTCGTCGTGCTCGTCGCGCACCTCCCCGACGATCTCCTCGACCAGGTCCTCGAGCGTCACGAGTCCCTCGATCGAGTCGAACTCGTTGATGAGGATCGCCATCTGCATGCCGCCGGCGCGCAGGTCGTCGAGCAGCTCGTCCAGCGGGAGCGAGTCGGGGCAGACGATGGCCGGCTTGACCAGCGGCCCGATCAGCGCGGTCGCGCGCTGGTCGTAGGGAACGGTGAGCGCCGAGCGCACGTGCGCGATGCCGCGGACGTCGGTCTGGGTGTGCCCCTCGTCGTCCTCGGTGATGTCGATGACGGGAAACCGCGAGTGGCCCGACGTGCGGGCCCGCTCCAGCAGCTCCGCGACGGTGTCGGCGGAGTCCATCACGACCATCCGCGAGCGCGGCGTCATCGCGTCGTAGGCGCGGCGGTCGCCGAACGCGAGCGAGCGCTCGACGAGCTCCGCCGTGTCCAGGGCCAGCGTCCCCTGCTCGGCGGAGTGCTTGACGAGCGCCCCCAGCTCCTCCGCGCTGCGCGCCGAGGCGAGCTCCTCCTGCGGCTCGATGCCGACGGCCCGCAGGATGGCGTTGGCCGTGCCGTTGAACGCGCGGATCGGCCACGCGACGATCTTCGTGAACGCTCGCTGGAACGGGGCGACCGCCTTGGCCGTTGCCATGGGGCGCGCGATCGCGAGGTTCTTCGGCACGAGCTCGCCGAACACCATCGTGACGACCGTCGCGGTGAGCAGACCGATCGTCACGGCGACCGAGTCGACGGCCGTGTCGGCCACCCCCCAGCCGGTCAGTGCCGGTGAGATGAGATCGGCGATCGCCGGCCGCGCGAGGAAACCGATCGCGAGGTTGGTGACCGTGATCCCCACCTGGGCGCCGGAGAGCTGGGTCGACAGCGTCCGCAGGGCGGCCAGGACGCCCTGGGCGCCCTTGTCGCCGCTGTCCGCCAGGGACTCCACCTGGGCGCGCCCGACGGTGATGAACGAGAACTCGGCGGCGACGAACGCACCGCAGGCGGCGACGAGCACCATCGCCAGCAGCAGGAGCAGAACCTGGGTCACGCGTGCTCACCCGCCCGCGTCGGCATCGAGGCCGACGTCGTGGGACTGTCACCCTCCGAGTCGGGGTCGGGCAGCAGGTCGGCGCTATGGTCGCCGGCGCTGGAAGCGCGCATCGTCTCCATCCATGACGGTCGATCGGTCGTCCGGATCGTGGCCGGACGGTCAACGAGATGGCGCACCGTCGGTACGCCGGAGGCACCAGGATAAGGGACGCCTGCCCGCGGAGACGTCCGGGCGTCGCGTCGACGTCCGGGTGAGAATGGACACGTGCCCAGCTCCACCACCGCCGACGCCTCGCCCGGCCCCACGCCCCCGCCCGACGCCCCTGCCGCGTCGCCGCGTCGGCGCGGTCCCGCCTGGTGGCACGCCGCGCCCGTGTGGGTGCGTCGAACGGTGCGCCAGCTCACCATCGTCGGCTGCACGGGCGTGATCGCGCTGCTGCTCGGCGTCTTCACGGCCTCGGCGACGACGAGCCTCGGCCCGCACGAGGCGCGCATCGCGACGAACGTGAGCCACGTGATCCGGGTGGACCTCGGGCCGCTCGGATCGCTCGAGATCCCCTCGCCGGCACCGTGGCCGCTCGGCGTCCAGGTGGACGTCGGCGAGATCCCGGCCACGCTCACGGAGGTCGAGAACCCGCTCCAGTCGCTCAGCGGCGACGTCGCCGCCTACGCCGCGTTCTTCGCCGACCCGCGGGCGGGGATCGAGGACGCGGCGCTCGCGCTCGTGAACGACGCCGCCCGTCGCACGGTGCTGGTGTGGTCGCTCCTGCTCGTCGCCGTCGCGATCGGCCAGCTCGCGGCCGGCGGGCTGCTGCGTCGCGAGGTCCGTGAGAAGCTGCGTCGCGCCGGCGTCGCCCCGCTCGCCGCCACCACGGCGCTGGCCGTCCTTGCCGTCCCGCTCAGCGCCGCGCTCACCGCGCGCCCCGAGACGGGACGCCCCTCCGCCGTCCTGTCCGAGCTCGGTGGGCCGTTGGCCGAGGCGCGCGTGAGCGGCCAGGTCGCGGCGCTGCTCGACAGCTACGGCGAGCGCGCGCTCGAGGAGCTGCGGAAGAACGACGAGTTCTACGCCGAGCTCGCCACGAACGTCCGCGCCGCCTACGCGGAGGACGCCGAGCCGCTCGCGCCGCGCCGTCCGCTCGCGCCCGTCGTGCCGGAGCCCGCGGCGAGCGAGACCCCGACGCCGGACGCGACCGAGAGTCCGACGGCGGACGTGAGTCCGACCGAGGACGCGACGGAGACCCCGACGGAGGACGCCAGCCCGACCTCCAGCCCCAGCCCGTCGCCGAGCCCCTCCCCGACCCGCGACCTCCTGCCGCCGGACCCGGTGACGCTGCTCGTCATCTCGGACAACCACTGCAACATGGGGATGGGCCCGGTCTTCGGCGAGCTGGCGCGCCAGTCGCAGGCCGACGTCATCCTCAACGCCGGCGACTCGACGCTGGGCGGATCGAGCGTCGAGTCGATCTGCATCGACCAGATCGCGAAGGGGCTGCCGGCCGACGTGCCCGTGGTCGTCGCCGACGGGAACCACGACTCGAGCGAGACCTCGGCCCAGGAGGCCAAGGTCGGCTGGCGCGTGCTGGACGGCGGCGTCATCGAGGTCGAGGGCCTCACGATCGTCGGGAACGTCGACTCGCGGCTGACGTCGGTCACGCTCGGCAACCGCGAGTACGCCACGCGC encodes:
- a CDS encoding metallophosphoesterase family protein; translated protein: MPSSTTADASPGPTPPPDAPAASPRRRGPAWWHAAPVWVRRTVRQLTIVGCTGVIALLLGVFTASATTSLGPHEARIATNVSHVIRVDLGPLGSLEIPSPAPWPLGVQVDVGEIPATLTEVENPLQSLSGDVAAYAAFFADPRAGIEDAALALVNDAARRTVLVWSLLLVAVAIGQLAAGGLLRREVREKLRRAGVAPLAATTALAVLAVPLSAALTARPETGRPSAVLSELGGPLAEARVSGQVAALLDSYGERALEELRKNDEFYAELATNVRAAYAEDAEPLAPRRPLAPVVPEPAASETPTPDATESPTADVSPTEDATETPTEDASPTSSPSPSPSPSPTRDLLPPDPVTLLVISDNHCNMGMGPVFGELARQSQADVILNAGDSTLGGSSVESICIDQIAKGLPADVPVVVADGNHDSSETSAQEAKVGWRVLDGGVIEVEGLTIVGNVDSRLTSVTLGNREYATRGEAAQVVTDAACAAVGRTAASPEASRDATPDASPSGRDDATGDAGRAADGNDNDDAADADAADDDAADGDDVVDILLLHDPYTGARVMQSGCVGLEISGHLHRRVGPTQQGLGVVYLSASSGGAKEGSVPIGPLQADAYVTVISYDRANHVPLALREITLGRDRQVTLGEWEAFPVRPTEPVTADLSVEAWPNR
- a CDS encoding hemolysin family protein, which produces MSDLAGILLTLLLLVLNAFFVGAEFALISARRTKIEPRAADGNPVARITLYGMKHVSMMMAGAQLGITICSLALGSISEPAIAHLLEAPMDALGIPAGWQHPVALTIALALVTYLHVVFGEMVPKNIALAGPDRMAMVLTPFLVLISFILYPVLWVLNGVANVCLRLIRVTPKQEVTSAFTRDEVAELVEESHEGGLIELNDEKLLLGALQFVDRDVRSVLLPSSQVTTLSESVTPAEAEAAAAIGYSRFPVTSRSGMLVGYLHVKDIIGIDPAIRDEPIDPSLIRPLPHVLATDSLRSVVQAMQASGSHLAAVYEVATDALPLGVVTLEDVLEELVGEIRDDSRRMFGRR
- a CDS encoding hemolysin family protein, which encodes MTQVLLLLLAMVLVAACGAFVAAEFSFITVGRAQVESLADSGDKGAQGVLAALRTLSTQLSGAQVGITVTNLAIGFLARPAIADLISPALTGWGVADTAVDSVAVTIGLLTATVVTMVFGELVPKNLAIARPMATAKAVAPFQRAFTKIVAWPIRAFNGTANAILRAVGIEPQEELASARSAEELGALVKHSAEQGTLALDTAELVERSLAFGDRRAYDAMTPRSRMVVMDSADTVAELLERARTSGHSRFPVIDITEDDEGHTQTDVRGIAHVRSALTVPYDQRATALIGPLVKPAIVCPDSLPLDELLDDLRAGGMQMAILINEFDSIEGLVTLEDLVEEIVGEVRDEHDDDEPAPVPDPDDGSWTLSGLLRTDEATEILDVAVPDDEAWDTLGGLVVTQLERFAKIGDVVEIATAHVPGVGPKVLRFEVLELDGRRVEQLKVSVLDHETPDASTDDDTDSDASTSATNEEAVDE